A part of Aegilops tauschii subsp. strangulata cultivar AL8/78 chromosome 2, Aet v6.0, whole genome shotgun sequence genomic DNA contains:
- the LOC109760837 gene encoding tyrosine decarboxylase 1-like: protein MAMGTPPLVDVLSPLDPEEFAVESRAAVDFIAGYYRDIEKYPVRSEAEPGSLRRLLSDEPPENGEPIDGILADVQQYIVPGLTHFQSPNFFAYYPFNASTAGFVGEILCAGLNVAPFTWVASPLATELEGVMMDWIGKLMGLPDCFLFSGGGGGVLHGSTCEAVICTLVAARDRALNRLTHEGILKMVVYASDQSHSTFQKGAKLVGIPPSNFRVIQTSAAFSYGLTVDSVRNAVEADIARGLVPLYLCATVGTTGVGAVDPVGELGELAQHYGMWLHVDAAYAGSALICPEFQDCIQGVGLADSVSMNPHKWFLTNMDCCCLWVTSPAVLTSALSITPEYLNDISHGSAAKTGMIDYKDWQIALTRRFRAIKLWVVLRRYGAVGLRANIRRHVEMAKWFELALKADDRFEVIVPRRFSLVCFRFRPRYEGDHTVDALNRKLLNVVNASGKAFMIHTIVDNKFVIRLAIGATMTEMRHIRDTFELVQEKATEIGQDRD from the coding sequence ATGGCGATGGGTACCCCACCACTAGTTGATGTGCTATCGCCACTCGACCCCGAGGAATTCGCCGTGGAGTCGCGCGCTGCGGTTGACTTCATCGCGGGCTACTACCGCGATATCGAGAAGTATCCGGTCCGGTCAGAAGCCGAGCCAGGTAGCCTTCGCAGGCTTCTATCCGATGAGCCACCGGAAAACGGTGAGCCCATAGATGGAATATTGGCGGACGTACAACAATACATCGTGCCAGGACTGACACACTTCCAGAGCCCCAACTTCTTTGCCTACTACCCATTCAACGCAAGCACGGCGGGGTTCGTCGGCGAGATCCTCTGTGCCGGTCTCAACGTTGCACCGTTCACATGGGTTGCCTCACCTCTCGCGACCGAACTTGAAGGCGTCATGATGGACTGGATAGGCAAGTTGATGGGCCTTCCAGATTGTTTCCTCttctccggcggcggtggtgggGTGCTGCACGGAAGCACCTGCGAAGCCGTGATATGCACGCTTGTCGCCGCACGCGATCGAGCGTTGAACAGGCTCACCCATGAAGGCATCCTCAAAATGGTGGTCTACGCCTCAGATCAGAGCCATAGCACCTTCCAAAAGGGTGCGAAGCTGGTCGGAATTCCACCATCAAACTTTCGAGTCATCCAGACGTCGGCGGCATTCAGCTACGGCCTAACGGTGGACAGTGTCCGCAACGCGGTGGAGGCTGACATAGCCAGGGGGCTTGTGCCACTGTACCTGTGTGCAACAGTTGGGACGACCGGTGTCGGAGCGGTTGATCCTGTGGGTGAGCTTGGTGAGTTGGCACAACACTACGGAATGTGGCTACATGTTGATGCTGCATACGCCGGTAGCGCGTTGATCTGCCCCGAGTTCCAGGATTGTATCCAGGGTGTCGGGCTCGCGGACTCTGTGAGCATGAACCCGCACAAGTGGTTCCTCACCAACATGGACTGTTGCTGCCTGTGGGTTACCAGCCCAGCCGTGCTTACCTCCGCACTCTCTATCACTCCAGAGTACCTCAATGATATCAGCCATGGAAGTGCGGCGAAGACGGGTATGATCGATTACAAGGACTGGCAGATTGCATTGACACGCAGGTTCCGAGCCATAAAGTTGTGGGTGGTGCTACGCAGATACGGCGCTGTGGGCTTACGAGCGAACATCAGGAGGCATGTCGAGATGGCCAAGTGGTTTGAATTGGCGTTGAAGGCAGACGATCGGTTCGAGGTCATTGTGCCGAGGAGATTCTCCCTTGTGTGCTTCCGCTTCCGCCCAAGGTATGAGGGTGACCACACAGTGGACGCCTTGAACCGTAAGCTTCTCAATGTGGTGAACGCGAGTGGGAAAGCCTTCATGATACACACTATCGTGGACAACAAGTTCGTTATCCGTCTCGCAATAGGTGCTACCATGACGGAGATGCGACACATCCGTGACACGTTTGAGCTGGTCCAGGAGAAAGCCACGGAAATAGGACAGGACCGTGATTAG